A section of the Sphaerodactylus townsendi isolate TG3544 linkage group LG11, MPM_Stown_v2.3, whole genome shotgun sequence genome encodes:
- the PP2D1 gene encoding protein phosphatase 2C-like domain-containing protein 1, with translation MSKQSEKTDSKLYKSEEDSTKAFYIDFKKVGHLDITVLCSICHEAVHIRQLFHHKRAHQAQAVLGYRQPWTEILDLNKLALQQKKLILGMINTPKYTEKRAHKIGFSFEFLKESLKITPYFCIDSVGQSSVHTEEVRNPVIKAIAICQDRNTLWQANLEDTFVVLDNYGNRPGTCFFGLFDGSNGIYAAETTSMELPLLFLGQLSCIDSSYQLSDAEQQVLDSFHTVFRADYTLREKIFTAKPKQTKRFQPNDYKWIHKAYAKSFWRMDRLLRLGRNEVSRIRWSSCSATTCLVEKIISEKQHQQTQDGVETRQRISEKNERNIMKQEELPENASTAEEENTTAQQQEVPLVSNIEEQKETLEKINEEEKTNAENSKCFINNEVRLQEDCLTNSDNSTQSEKGSTGIMHIANIGNAHVVLCKNGESYWLTKEHSTYSTKERRRVFHRGGHISSNEPKGMVEGIIRTTRGLGSHGNPQLKKTFIPVPHTISIPVDDSCQFLILASNGLWEVLDKNEVVTLAIIMYSAFLEKYQYAQLQKSRMDKSSKQDKEEDCEEIYFSWYLNPDFLFSEGDLEEDNAEQNSTKIRSPIISDSVEVERIPSGFSAGSLKEQKLNSPPKKAAESCILNKDTPFSEYTETTSSHSGSQTSFEELQVLDAHQVSDTVESTNNQASSPQTEDEETDATTFYAHAAKYISKHLVKAALQAGSRDNITVLVTLLNGCDKIPTYLQYAYEGSHYEL, from the exons ATGTCGAAACAGTCAGAAAAGACGGACTCTAAACTTTACAAAAGTGAGGAAGATTCCACCAAGGCATTTTATATTGATTTCAAGAAAGTTGGCCATCTCGACATTACAGTTCTTTGCTCTATATGTCATGAAGCAGTCCATATTAGACAACTTTTTCATCATAAACGAGCGCATCAGGCACAAGCTGTATTAGGTTATCGGCAACCATGGACTGAGATACTAGATCTAAACAAATTAGCTCTTCAGCAAAAGAAGCTAATTTTAGGAATGATAAATACTCCTAAATACACTGAAAAAAGAGCACACAAGATTGGCTTTTCATTTGAGTTTCTAAAGGAAAGCCTAAAAATTACACCATATTTTTGCATTGACAGTGTTGGGCAAAGTTCTGTACATACTGAAGAAGTCAGAAACCCAGTTATAAAAGCCATAGCGATTTGTCAAGACAGAAATACTCTTTGGCAGGCAAACTTAGAAGACACATTTGTTGTATTAGACAATTATGGAAACAGGCCTGGAACATGTTTTTTTGGACTCTTTGATGGAAGCAATGGCATTTATGCTGCAGAAACCACTTCAATGGAGCTTCCCCTTTTATTTCTTGGCCAGCTTTCTTGTATAGATTCCTCCTACCAATTGAGTGATGCTGAACAACAAGTACTAGATTCATTTCATACTGTCTTTAGAGCAGATTATACTTTAAGAGAAAAAATTTTCACCGCTAAGCCGAAGCAGACCAAAAGATTTCAGCCAAATGATTACAAATGGATTCACAAGGCATATGCCAAGTCATTTTGGCGAATGGACAGACTATTGCGACTTGGAAGAAATGAAGTTTCCAGAATTCGCTGGAGTAGCTGCTCAGCTACCACCTGTTTAGTGGAGAAGATTATCAGCGAGAAGCAACACCAACAAACTCAAGATGGGGTAGAAACACGTCAAAGGATAAGTGAGAAAAATGAAAGGAACATCATGAAACAGGAGGAGCTGCCTGAAAATGCAAgcactgcagaagaagaaaacaccACAGCACAGCAACAGGAAGTTCCACTTGTCAGTAACATCGAGGAACAAAAGGAGACACTtgaaaaaataaatgaagagGAAAAAACCAATGCAGAGAATAGTAAATGTTTTATCAATAATGAAGTCAGGCTCCAGGAAGACTGCCTGACAAACAGTGATAATTCTACACAGTCTGAAAAAGGTAGCACTGGAATCATGCATATTGCTAACATTG GTAATGCCCATGTAGTTTTATGCAAAAACGGGGAAAGCTATTGGCTTACTAAAGAACATTCCACTTACTCTACAAAAGAAAGGAGACGAGTTTTTCACAGAGGAGGACACATCAGCTCCAATGAACCCAAAGGAATGGTAGAAGGAATTATTAGAACTACTCGTGGACTTGGCTCTCATGGAAATccacagttaaaaaaaacttttattccTGTCCCTCATACAATATCCATCCCAGTAGATGATTCATGTCAATTTCTTATTTTAGCTTCTAATGGACTTTGGGAAGTTCTAGATAAAAATGAAGTAGTGACATTAGCAATAATTATGTACTCTGCCTTTTTAGAAAAATATCAATATGCCCAGCTACAAAAGAGCAGAATGgataaaagttcaaaacaagatAAGGAGGAGGATTGTGAAGAAATTTATTTTTCATGGTACTTGAATCCGGATTTTCTTTTTTCAGAGGGAGATTTGGAAGAAGACAATGCAGAACAGAATAGTACAAAGATAAGGTCACCAATAATCAGCGATTCAGTGGAGGTAGAGAGAATTCCATCTGGGTTCTCAGCGGGCAGCTTGAAAGAGCAAAAATTAAACAGCCCTCCCAAGAAAGCTGCTGAATCCTGCATACTTAATAAGGATACACCATTTTCAGAATACACAGAAACAACCTCATCACACTCTGGCAGTCAAACCAGTTTTGAGGAATTACAAGTGCTTGATGCACACCAGGTATCTGACACTGTTGAATCAACTAACAATCAAGCATCATCTCCCCAAACAGAAGATGAAGAAACAGATGCTACAACATTTTATGCCCATGCAGCGAAATATATTAGTAAGCATCTTGTAAAAGCTGCCCTTCAAGCAGGTTCCCGAGATAACATTACTGTTCTGGTAACACTCTTAAATGGATGTGATAAGATACCCACTTATCTTCAGTATGCTTATGAAGGTAGCCATTATGAATTATGA
- the RAB5A gene encoding ras-related protein Rab-5A — protein MANRGATRPNGPNAGNKICQFKLVLLGESAVGKSSLVLRFVKGQFHEFQESTIGAAFLTQTVCLDDTTVKFEIWDTAGQERYHSLAPMYYRGAQAAIVVYDITNEESFARAKNWVKELQRQASPNIVIALAGNKADLANKRAVDFQEAQSYADDNSLLFMETSAKTSMNVNEIFMAIAKKLPKNEPQNAGANSVRGRGVDLTEPTQPAKSQCCSN, from the exons ATGGCCAACCGGGGAGCAACTAGACCCAATGGTCCCAATGCTGGGAATAAAATATGTCAGTTCAAGTTAGTTCTTCTGGGCGAATCTGCTGTTGGCAAATCAAGCCTGGTGCTTCGATTCGTAAAAGGCCAGTTTCATGAGTTTCAGGAAAGTACAATTGGAG CTGCTTTTCTAACACAGACTGTGTGTCTTGATGACACAACAGTAAAATTTGAAATCTGGGATACTGCAGGTCAAGAACGATATCACAGTTTGGCACCAATGTACTACCGAGGAGCTCAAGCAGCTATAGTTGTATATGATATAACTAATGAG GAATCCTTTGCAAGAGCGAAAAATTGGGTAAAAGAACTTCAGAGGCAAGCAAGTCCTAACATTGTAATAGCTTTAGCAGGAAATAAAGCTGATCTAGCTAACAAAAGGGCTGTAGATTTTCAG GAAGCACAGTCTTATGCAGATGACAACAGTTTATTGTTCATGGAGACATCTGCTAAAACATCAATGAATGTAAATGAAATATTCATGGCAATTG CTAAAAAGTTGCCAAAGAATGAACCACAGAATGCAGGGGCCAACTCtgtcagaggaagaggagtagatCTTACTGAACCAACACAACCAGCTAAGAGTCAATGCTGTAGTAACTAA
- the LOC125441256 gene encoding LOW QUALITY PROTEIN: sodium-dependent glucose transporter 1-like (The sequence of the model RefSeq protein was modified relative to this genomic sequence to represent the inferred CDS: deleted 1 base in 1 codon; substituted 1 base at 1 genomic stop codon) produces MVSRRPGDARVFACSRESCGPLAQKGRFSKASSRNLRVSSCLRSASFRILEEKQVAMFLPWPRGRKRLVLTLQALHFSFALVAFVSPTLAKMALGGFTTDPEVHLNSSAGNQTSLNPNTDDLLGLKLHSNMNFMWTYVVIGSNLLLVALIFLILYLKKSHVRDRTKLSQQKCQTHKYHNAIIILLFIFFFFYVGTEVTCGSCIFTYGKTFIHMKESEVAGLNSLFWGSFATTGDCFCATCAYPGTIILLCIIGTIISSLFLALLNAHLLSLWLCSAVYGASLAAIFPSGISWLEQYTTIVWKSASMFVMGAALGXMCIPAVVGFLQGHFSSVPVLMYASVGASVMTAVLFPVMYKFATSPVDAKPNDHGDSEALLSSSHLDEDDNGREGNEVDFDVIEMSDALRNSVMETSKKIQGESSSPNSGHPSL; encoded by the exons ATGGTAAGTAGGCGGCCGGGTGACGCGCGTGTCTTTGCTTGCTCACGTGAAAGCTGCGGTCCCCTTGCCCAAAAGGGGCGATTTTCCAAGGCGAGCAGCCGGAATCTGCGAGTTAGCTCCTGCCTACGATCTGCTTCTTTCAGGATCCTCGAGGAGAAGCAG GTGGCAATGTTCTTGCCTTGGCCACGTGGAAGGAAGAGGCTGGTCCTCACATTGCAAGCCTTGCACTTCAGTTTTGCCCTGGTTGCCTTTGTATCTCCTACCCTGGCCAAGATGGCTCTGGGCGGGTTTACTACTGATCCTGAGGTTCATCTAAACAGCAGTGCTGGCAATCAGACTTCTTTGAATCCAAATACTGATGATCTGTTGGGACTGAAACTGCATTCAAACATGAACTTTATGTGGACTTATGTTGTTATAGGCTCTAATCTCTTGCTTGTTGCACTGATTTTCCTTATCTTGTACTTGAAGAAAAGTCATGTTCGAGACAGAACAAAGCTTTCTCAGCAGAAATGCCAGACTCACAAATATCATAATGCAATCATAAttttgcttttcata ttttttttcttctatgtAGGGACAGAAGTAACCTGTGGTTCCTGTATTTTTACATATGGAAAAACCTTCATCCATATGAAAGAGAGTGAAGTAGCTGGTTTGAACTCTCTCTTTTGGGGAAGTTTTGCAACTACAGGGGATTGCTTTTGTGCCACTTGTGCCTACCCTGGAACTATTATCTTACTATGTATCATAGGCACTATTATATCCTCTTTGTTCCTGGCACTGCTTAATGCACACCTGTTGTCCCTATGGCTTTGCTCTGCAGTGTACGGTGCTTCATTGGCAGCTATCTTTCCCAGTGGCATTTCCTGGCTTGAACAGTACACCACCATTGTGTGGAAATCTGCATCCATGTTTGTCATGGGTGCTGCTTTGGGGTAAATGTGCATTCCTGCAGTGGTTGGCTTCCTTCAAGGACACTTTTCCTCCGTCCCTGTTCTTATGTATGCTTCTGTGGGAGCATCAGTCATGACAGCAGTGCTGTTTCCTGTGATGTATAAATTTGCCACATCACCTGTTGATGCCAAGCCAAATGATCATGGAGACAGTGAAGCCCTATTGTCCAGCTCTCATCTTGATGAAGATGAcaatggcagagaagggaatgagGTAGACTTTGACGTAATTGAGATGAGTGACGCTCTGAGGAACTCTGTCATGGAGACATCCAAGAAGATCCAAGGGGAGTCTTCATCTCCCAACTCTGGCCATCCTTCCTTATGA